From a region of the Corallococcus coralloides DSM 2259 genome:
- a CDS encoding YCF48-related protein, producing MTMGAVWLATWLALGSADMKWEPQASGTTVRLRGVSAVDGRVAWASGDKGTVVRTTDGGKTWTRAPVPDAEGLDFRDVDAFSDRTAYVLSIGAGDKSRIYKTTDGGAHWTLQFTNTMPGAFFNGMAFWDEQHGIAFSDPVDRHFVVITTEDGGATWKPVPQGALPAALEGEAGFAASGTSIAVYGKSHVWFGLGGSIARVLHSADGGKTWGIAPTPLATGEGAGVFSLYFWSPMAGVAVGGNYKQPEVATGNAALTLDAGKRKWTVPEKAPGGYRSCVAPLTRERKMWLVAVGPTGSDVSKDAGRTWEPLDPTGFHAVSTPPRARDTAWAVGEEGRIAKLVFASAAPAPKQP from the coding sequence ATGACGATGGGAGCGGTGTGGCTGGCGACGTGGCTGGCCCTGGGGAGCGCGGACATGAAGTGGGAGCCGCAGGCGAGCGGCACGACGGTGCGGCTGCGCGGCGTGAGCGCGGTGGACGGCCGCGTCGCGTGGGCCAGCGGCGACAAGGGCACCGTCGTGCGCACCACGGATGGCGGCAAGACGTGGACGCGGGCTCCCGTGCCTGACGCGGAGGGCTTGGACTTCCGCGACGTGGATGCCTTCAGCGACCGCACCGCCTACGTGCTGTCCATTGGCGCGGGTGACAAGTCGCGCATCTACAAGACGACGGACGGCGGTGCGCACTGGACGCTCCAGTTCACCAACACCATGCCCGGGGCCTTCTTCAACGGCATGGCCTTCTGGGACGAACAGCACGGCATCGCGTTCAGCGACCCGGTGGACCGGCACTTCGTCGTCATCACCACGGAGGACGGCGGCGCGACGTGGAAGCCCGTGCCGCAAGGGGCACTGCCGGCCGCGCTCGAGGGTGAAGCGGGCTTCGCGGCCAGCGGCACGAGCATCGCGGTGTACGGCAAGTCCCATGTCTGGTTCGGACTGGGGGGCTCCATCGCGCGCGTGCTGCACTCGGCGGACGGGGGCAAGACCTGGGGCATCGCGCCCACGCCGCTGGCCACGGGGGAAGGCGCGGGCGTGTTCTCGCTCTACTTCTGGAGCCCCATGGCGGGCGTTGCCGTAGGCGGCAACTACAAGCAGCCGGAGGTGGCCACCGGCAACGCGGCGCTCACGCTGGACGCGGGCAAGCGCAAGTGGACCGTGCCGGAGAAGGCGCCTGGGGGTTACCGCTCCTGCGTGGCCCCGCTCACGCGCGAGCGCAAGATGTGGCTCGTCGCGGTGGGGCCCACGGGTTCGGACGTGTCGAAGGACGCGGGCAGGACGTGGGAGCCGCTGGACCCCACCGGCTTCCACGCCGTGTCCACGCCGCCTCGCGCGCGGGACACGGCCTGGGCCGTGGGTGAAGAGGGGCGCATCGCGAAGCTCGTCTTCGCGAGCGCGGCGCCAGCGCCGAAGCAGCCGTAG
- a CDS encoding ROK family protein — protein sequence MPTLGIDLGGTFARAAVVDGKGEILASAKVAVQDRKPQGVVETIAQAAEEAVKSSGVKVDGCGVGAAGQIHKDTGVISVAPNLGWRDVPLAAMLTKRLGFDVKVVNDLSAAAWGELHAGAGRGAHDILVVFVGSGVGSAIIADGRLVQGGGGVAGELGHIKVVPGGRLCGCGEHGCLEAYAGGHNLIAQTKELLASGGSRVLEQLTQDDPYTITPVTLETAAEAGDAKAKEIHARAAHFLAVAVANYVTVLNPSRLVLGGGVLTHCPGIKRLVLDGVQQWASRVSREGLLIADAELGDDSGIIGAALLVK from the coding sequence ATGCCGACGCTGGGAATCGACCTGGGCGGGACGTTCGCCCGGGCCGCGGTGGTGGATGGGAAGGGTGAAATCCTCGCGAGCGCCAAGGTCGCGGTGCAGGACCGCAAGCCGCAGGGCGTGGTGGAGACCATCGCCCAGGCGGCGGAAGAGGCGGTGAAGTCGTCCGGCGTGAAGGTGGACGGCTGCGGCGTGGGCGCGGCGGGGCAGATCCACAAGGACACGGGCGTCATCTCCGTGGCGCCCAACCTGGGCTGGCGTGACGTGCCCCTGGCCGCGATGTTGACGAAGCGGCTGGGCTTCGACGTGAAGGTGGTGAACGACCTGTCCGCGGCGGCGTGGGGCGAGCTGCACGCGGGCGCGGGTCGCGGGGCCCATGACATCCTGGTGGTGTTCGTGGGCTCCGGCGTGGGCAGCGCCATCATCGCGGACGGGCGGCTGGTGCAGGGCGGCGGCGGCGTGGCGGGCGAGCTGGGCCACATCAAGGTGGTGCCCGGCGGCCGGCTGTGCGGCTGCGGTGAGCACGGCTGCCTGGAGGCGTACGCGGGCGGCCACAACCTCATCGCGCAGACGAAGGAGCTGCTGGCGTCCGGCGGCTCGCGCGTGCTGGAGCAGCTGACCCAAGATGACCCGTACACCATCACCCCGGTGACGCTGGAGACGGCGGCGGAGGCGGGTGACGCGAAGGCCAAGGAGATCCACGCTCGCGCGGCGCACTTCCTGGCGGTCGCGGTGGCCAACTACGTGACGGTGCTCAACCCGTCGCGCCTGGTGCTGGGCGGCGGCGTGCTGACGCACTGCCCGGGCATCAAGCGGCTGGTGCTGGACGGCGTGCAGCAGTGGGCGTCCCGCGTGTCGCGCGAGGGCCTGCTCATCGCCGACGCGGAGCTGGGCGATGACAGCGGCATCATCGGCGCGGCGCTGCTGGTGAAGTGA
- a CDS encoding phosphomannomutase/phosphoglucomutase yields MNAHIFREYDIRGLVDKDLTIEVVELLGLGLGTMIRRKGGTSIVVGRDCRESSTRFRDALAKGLTATGLDVYDVGVVPTPLTYFAANTLPVDGLAMITGSHNPKEFNGFKIGAGKTTFHGPEIKELRRLIEAKDFATSDKPGKVTPYDIITPYNHFIRQTVKVGRKGMKIVIDAGNGTGGAIAVPLFESMGFDVVPLFCEMDADFPNHHPDPTVVENLQDLIKKVKEVKAEVGIAYDGDSDRIGVIDDQGNVLWGDQLMVLFSRYVLKEAPGAAIIGEVKCSYTMYDDIAKHGGRPIMWKAGHSLIKSKMKEEHAELAGEMSGHIFFKHRYFGFDDAVYASARLLEILTQEKQSMSQLLSDVPKTFASPELRFDTTEEKKFAMVKRATEILRDAGHKVVDVDGVRVTFPDGWGLIRASNTQPILVLRYEASTEARVKEIQALIEKTVAQAQKEVGA; encoded by the coding sequence ATGAACGCGCACATCTTCCGCGAGTACGACATCCGAGGTCTGGTGGACAAGGACCTCACCATCGAGGTGGTGGAGCTCCTGGGCCTGGGCCTGGGCACCATGATCCGCCGCAAGGGCGGCACCTCCATCGTGGTGGGCCGCGACTGCCGCGAGTCCTCCACGCGCTTCCGCGACGCGCTCGCGAAGGGCCTCACCGCCACCGGCCTGGACGTCTACGACGTGGGCGTGGTGCCGACGCCGCTGACCTACTTCGCGGCGAACACGCTGCCCGTGGACGGCCTGGCGATGATCACCGGCAGCCACAACCCGAAGGAGTTCAACGGCTTCAAGATTGGCGCCGGCAAGACGACCTTCCACGGCCCCGAAATCAAGGAGCTGCGCCGCCTCATCGAGGCGAAGGACTTCGCGACCTCCGACAAGCCCGGCAAGGTCACGCCCTACGACATCATCACGCCCTACAACCACTTCATCCGCCAGACGGTGAAGGTGGGCCGCAAGGGGATGAAGATCGTCATCGACGCGGGCAACGGCACGGGCGGCGCCATCGCGGTGCCCCTGTTCGAGAGCATGGGCTTCGACGTGGTGCCCCTGTTCTGCGAGATGGACGCGGACTTCCCCAACCACCACCCGGACCCCACGGTGGTGGAGAACCTCCAGGACCTCATCAAGAAGGTGAAGGAGGTCAAGGCGGAGGTGGGCATCGCGTACGACGGCGACAGCGACCGCATCGGCGTCATCGACGACCAGGGCAACGTGCTCTGGGGGGATCAGCTGATGGTGCTCTTCAGCCGCTACGTGCTGAAGGAGGCCCCGGGCGCGGCCATCATCGGCGAGGTGAAGTGCAGCTACACGATGTACGACGACATCGCGAAGCACGGCGGCAGGCCCATCATGTGGAAGGCGGGCCACTCCCTCATCAAGTCGAAGATGAAGGAGGAGCACGCGGAGCTGGCCGGAGAGATGAGCGGCCACATCTTCTTCAAGCACCGCTACTTCGGCTTCGACGACGCGGTGTACGCGTCCGCGCGCCTGCTGGAGATTCTGACGCAGGAGAAGCAGTCCATGTCGCAGCTGCTCTCCGACGTGCCGAAGACCTTCGCCAGCCCCGAGCTGCGCTTCGACACGACGGAGGAGAAGAAGTTCGCCATGGTGAAGCGCGCCACGGAAATCCTGCGCGACGCGGGCCACAAGGTGGTGGACGTGGACGGCGTGCGCGTGACGTTCCCGGACGGCTGGGGGCTCATCCGCGCGTCGAACACGCAGCCCATCCTGGTGCTGCGCTACGAGGCCAGCACGGAGGCCCGCGTGAAGGAGATCCAGGCGCTCATCGAGAAGACGGTCGCCCAGGCGCAGAAGGAAGTCGGCGCCTGA
- a CDS encoding serine/threonine protein kinase codes for MGCKRCVGEHRDGEACSVAARPPVPGDSLEGQRHGPLLLKRRLEVGAVASVYLAEYVPTGHRFSVKVLHAHLAARPAVRARFIAEALAQRNVVHRHVARVLDVRPGPQGLPCVLQEAPEGESLSALPLPLSPVEVGEVLDQALAGLEAAHARGLVHGDLTLDSMFVTRDAKGERRVRVRDFGAGAVREAALSQEERAQGVTVGSPTFMAPEQCVGMNRSPRADVHAMGVAGYLLVTGRLPFGLGRSAGVTLFPPHALNASVPPALSTVLMRALAAKPEERFDSAWAFRVALAEALGLKAPVRNASADAPEDVADVEGVATAEGSAEQHDAADDFDIVEDVPEWGMAATSMEDAALRAADGAPSNARSGEGAMRAEVAAFWASAVALLGDAEPEPQAVSHAPAKTMKLGIIEPNSLQAGAPILLVDPASPLDVTAQAAVNPTSTLGAAAIPFMTLAPSLEPASIPSPPPIPLVDVVHEAAPIPLVNPVPPLEASAPRTDAPADLRVRLGLTPGEVLQPVSVSDVAPEGLFAECQGSLPPLAARLTVEVSFRGETALGACDVVRHVTFDEARTWNVPAGVFVHFSDEFPALGRLLSRALMEDAEPAPDAELARMLSRAEAVARDPYTLLGAKHDADFGDIHRRAQAAQRRLAAFQNRPLPTGQRQALDALRVRVLAAQRMLGDPLSRVGYDATRGNLGGLARCVAAGVPEPTMEALRSAFLAARPEVEKKARALFTQGHALEVQRAVPAALERYAEALKLDPLNTSWLKHYQSLLRRVPVGSGAGAGAQAPGAMA; via the coding sequence ATGGGCTGCAAGCGCTGCGTGGGCGAACACCGGGATGGGGAGGCGTGCTCCGTCGCTGCCCGGCCTCCGGTGCCGGGGGATTCGCTGGAGGGCCAGCGGCACGGGCCGCTGCTCCTGAAGCGCCGGCTGGAGGTGGGGGCGGTGGCGTCGGTGTACCTGGCGGAGTACGTGCCCACCGGGCACCGCTTCTCCGTGAAGGTGCTGCACGCGCACCTGGCGGCCCGTCCCGCCGTGCGTGCCCGGTTCATCGCGGAGGCGCTGGCGCAGCGCAACGTCGTGCACCGCCACGTGGCGCGCGTGCTGGACGTGCGCCCCGGTCCGCAAGGACTGCCCTGCGTGCTGCAGGAGGCGCCGGAGGGCGAGTCGCTGAGCGCGCTGCCCCTGCCGCTGTCGCCGGTCGAGGTGGGCGAGGTGTTGGATCAGGCGCTCGCGGGGCTGGAGGCGGCGCACGCGCGGGGGCTGGTGCACGGGGACCTCACGCTGGATTCGATGTTCGTCACGCGCGACGCGAAGGGCGAGCGGCGCGTGCGGGTGCGCGACTTCGGCGCGGGCGCGGTGCGGGAGGCGGCGCTGTCGCAGGAGGAGCGCGCGCAGGGTGTGACGGTGGGCTCGCCCACGTTCATGGCGCCCGAGCAGTGCGTGGGGATGAACCGGAGCCCTCGCGCGGATGTGCATGCGATGGGCGTGGCGGGCTACCTGCTGGTGACGGGCCGGCTGCCGTTCGGGCTGGGGCGCTCCGCGGGCGTGACGCTGTTCCCGCCGCACGCCCTCAACGCGAGCGTGCCGCCCGCGCTGTCCACCGTGCTGATGCGCGCGCTGGCCGCGAAGCCGGAGGAGCGGTTCGACAGCGCGTGGGCCTTCCGCGTCGCGCTCGCGGAGGCGCTGGGTCTGAAGGCGCCGGTGCGCAACGCGTCCGCGGATGCTCCCGAGGATGTGGCCGACGTGGAGGGGGTCGCCACGGCGGAGGGGAGCGCCGAGCAGCACGACGCGGCGGACGACTTCGACATCGTGGAGGACGTGCCCGAGTGGGGCATGGCCGCGACGTCCATGGAGGACGCGGCGCTGCGCGCGGCGGATGGCGCGCCGTCCAACGCCCGCTCCGGTGAGGGGGCCATGCGCGCGGAGGTCGCCGCGTTCTGGGCTTCCGCCGTGGCGCTGCTGGGGGATGCCGAGCCGGAGCCGCAGGCCGTGTCCCACGCGCCGGCCAAGACGATGAAGCTCGGCATCATCGAGCCGAACTCCCTCCAGGCCGGCGCGCCCATCCTGCTGGTGGATCCAGCCTCGCCCCTGGACGTCACGGCGCAGGCCGCGGTGAACCCCACGTCCACGCTGGGCGCCGCGGCCATCCCGTTCATGACGCTGGCGCCCTCGCTGGAGCCCGCGTCCATTCCGTCGCCTCCGCCCATTCCGCTGGTGGACGTCGTCCATGAGGCCGCGCCCATTCCGCTGGTGAACCCCGTGCCGCCGCTGGAGGCCTCCGCGCCCCGCACGGACGCGCCCGCGGACCTGCGCGTGCGCCTGGGCCTCACGCCGGGCGAAGTCCTCCAGCCCGTCTCCGTGAGCGACGTCGCCCCCGAGGGCCTCTTCGCCGAGTGCCAGGGCTCACTGCCCCCGCTCGCCGCGCGGCTGACGGTGGAGGTGTCCTTCCGGGGCGAGACGGCCCTGGGCGCCTGCGACGTCGTCCGCCACGTCACCTTCGACGAGGCGCGCACCTGGAACGTGCCCGCGGGCGTCTTCGTCCACTTCTCCGACGAGTTCCCCGCGCTGGGCCGGCTGCTCTCCCGCGCCCTCATGGAGGACGCGGAGCCCGCGCCCGACGCGGAGCTTGCCCGCATGCTGTCCCGCGCGGAGGCCGTTGCCCGGGACCCCTACACGCTGCTGGGCGCGAAGCACGACGCCGACTTCGGCGACATCCACCGCCGCGCCCAGGCCGCCCAGCGCCGCCTGGCCGCGTTCCAGAACCGCCCGCTGCCCACCGGCCAGCGTCAGGCCCTGGACGCCCTGCGCGTGCGCGTGCTGGCCGCGCAGCGGATGCTCGGCGATCCGCTTTCCCGAGTGGGCTACGACGCCACCCGAGGCAACCTGGGCGGATTGGCCCGTTGCGTGGCCGCGGGCGTCCCGGAGCCCACCATGGAGGCCCTGCGCAGCGCCTTCCTGGCCGCCCGGCCGGAGGTGGAGAAGAAGGCCCGCGCCCTCTTCACCCAGGGTCATGCGTTGGAGGTCCAACGGGCCGTCCCGGCCGCGCTGGAGCGCTACGCGGAGGCCCTCAAACTGGACCCGCTGAACACGTCCTGGCTGAAGCACTACCAGTCACTGCTGCGGCGGGTGCCTGTGGGCTCCGGGGCCGGCGCCGGGGCCCAGGCCCCCGGGGCCATGGCCTGA
- a CDS encoding mannose-1-phosphate guanylyltransferase, with protein sequence MALYPVIMAGGSGTRFWPLSRQARPKQFLPLASKQPLLTDTAQRLKGLAPVKNTFIVCGPVHAKTAAKLVKGLPKGNLLVEPVARNTAPAIALAALQVAARDPKGVLAVLPSDHHVGDVKGFQRTLAEAARIAEGGHIVTLGIKPARPETGYGYIQVGDALDGGGRRVKAFKEKPDLKTAQEYVAGGDYLWNGGIFVFRADVMLEAFQKHMPEMQKGLDALQKAAGKRTFPAVLKRVFPKLPSISIDYGVMEKAENIAVLDGDFGWSDVGSFAAIPEVRPADAQGNVVSGDAVLVDCTNCVVLSDKRTLSVVGMHDVVVVDSGDAVLVVPKDKSQDVRKVVEALKAKKRTKLL encoded by the coding sequence ATGGCCCTCTACCCCGTCATCATGGCCGGAGGCTCCGGCACCCGCTTCTGGCCGCTGTCCCGCCAGGCCCGTCCGAAGCAGTTCCTCCCGCTGGCCTCCAAGCAGCCGCTGCTCACCGACACCGCTCAGCGCCTCAAGGGCCTGGCCCCGGTGAAGAACACCTTCATCGTGTGCGGTCCCGTGCACGCGAAGACGGCCGCGAAGCTGGTGAAGGGGCTGCCCAAGGGCAACCTCCTGGTGGAGCCCGTGGCGCGCAACACCGCGCCCGCCATCGCGCTCGCCGCGCTCCAGGTGGCCGCGCGCGACCCCAAGGGCGTGCTCGCGGTGCTGCCGTCGGATCACCACGTGGGGGACGTGAAGGGCTTCCAGCGCACGCTCGCGGAGGCAGCCCGCATCGCGGAAGGCGGCCACATCGTCACGCTGGGCATCAAGCCCGCGCGCCCGGAGACGGGCTACGGCTACATCCAGGTCGGTGACGCGCTGGACGGCGGCGGCCGCCGCGTGAAGGCGTTCAAGGAGAAGCCCGACCTCAAGACGGCGCAGGAGTACGTGGCCGGCGGCGACTACCTGTGGAACGGCGGCATCTTCGTCTTCCGCGCGGACGTGATGCTGGAGGCCTTCCAGAAGCACATGCCGGAGATGCAGAAGGGCCTGGACGCGCTCCAGAAGGCCGCCGGCAAGCGCACCTTCCCGGCCGTGCTCAAGCGCGTGTTCCCCAAGCTGCCCTCCATCTCCATCGACTACGGCGTGATGGAGAAGGCGGAGAACATCGCGGTGCTGGACGGCGACTTCGGCTGGTCCGACGTGGGCTCCTTCGCCGCCATCCCCGAAGTGCGCCCCGCGGACGCGCAGGGCAACGTCGTCTCCGGCGACGCGGTGCTGGTGGACTGCACCAACTGCGTGGTGCTGTCCGACAAGCGCACGCTGTCCGTCGTGGGCATGCACGACGTGGTGGTGGTGGACTCCGGTGACGCCGTGCTCGTGGTCCCCAAGGACAAGAGCCAGGACGTCCGCAAGGTCGTCGAGGCCCTCAAGGCCAAGAAGCGCACCAAGCTGCTGTAG
- a CDS encoding RidA family protein has protein sequence MGQSSDSSKTPTVVLTNPKGLFDPAPYGFSHVAQVAPGSRLVFLAGQGGERETGALEPDFRLQVRQAFKNVRTALESVGAGVGDVARLTMLVVDHTEEKLRIIGPELDAAWNGGMKPTCTLIPVPRLALDAMLFEVEAIAVLPA, from the coding sequence ATGGGACAGAGCTCAGACTCCTCGAAGACGCCGACCGTGGTGCTGACGAATCCGAAGGGGTTGTTCGACCCGGCGCCCTATGGCTTCTCACACGTGGCGCAGGTCGCGCCCGGCTCCCGGCTGGTCTTCCTGGCGGGGCAGGGGGGAGAGCGCGAGACGGGCGCGCTCGAGCCCGACTTCCGCCTCCAGGTGAGGCAGGCGTTCAAGAACGTTCGGACGGCCCTCGAGTCCGTGGGAGCGGGCGTCGGTGACGTCGCCAGGCTCACGATGCTGGTGGTGGACCACACGGAGGAGAAGCTGCGCATCATCGGCCCCGAGCTGGACGCGGCCTGGAACGGCGGCATGAAGCCGACCTGCACGCTGATTCCCGTCCCCCGGCTGGCACTGGACGCGATGCTCTTCGAGGTGGAGGCCATCGCGGTCCTGCCAGCCTGA